Below is a window of Pseudomonadota bacterium DNA.
AGTGTGGCTTCCCCGCCGGTTGCCTGGTTGAAAGCGCTGCTTCAGGCCCATTGGCAGTTGCGGGAAACCGCCGCGGCCTTGAAAATCGCTGCCCGTTTGCTTGATCTTGAACCGGAGGGAATTGAAAACTGGCGGCTCTATGGGCAGCTTAACCTGGCCAACGGTGATTACCGCCGGGCCTTGACGGCTTACAAGGTGATTCAGGCGGCGGGGCAGTTACAGCCGGCCGAATACAAATTGTTGGCCGGAATTTATCAGCAGCTGCAGCTCTTTCAGGCCGCAGCCGCGGCTTGGGAGCTGTATCTGGGGAGTGAAAAACCCACGCGAGCGGATCTTGAAACCCTGGTGGCTCTGTATGCCCAGGCCGGCGAGTTCGATTCGGTTTTGAAGACCCTGGATCGTCTTCAGCCTTTTATCGAGGCGGTTGAACTTGATTTTCGCCGGGGGAAGTTTCTTTACCAGGCCGGTCGTTATGAGGAGGCCTATCGACTTCTGAACCGTCTGGAGCAACTTGTCGAAGAAGACGGTTATCAGTATCTGCTGGCCGGTTACTGCGCTTGGAATCTGAATCGGTTTTCCGCCGCCGCGGCCGCCTGGGGAAAGGCCGCCGCCCGCCCGGCTTGGCGGCGGCAGGCTCAGGCTTTACTCGACCGGCTCAAGCCCTGGCTGGAAGCGGCTTCCTGACGGTCGGCAAGGGTACCTTTGCCAAGGTCCGGCTCGTTTGCTAAGGCGGCTTGTTTTTCCAGGTTCAGGTTTTCTGCGGCCGTGACTTTTTAGAGCCCCGGATTTTCCGTCGGGATTTTCCAGCTTAAAACAAATCAATATAAGCCGGAGTCAACGGCGCTGGAAGTTGCCTGCAGGTTTATCGGGGTTGTTGGGAAGATGATTTTTCTGAGCGGGAGGGCCTGATGGTCGATATCAGGATCAAGGTCGGCGATATCACCCTTGAAAAGGTTGACGCGATCGTCAACGCGGCCAATGCTTCCCTGCTTGGCGGGGGCGGGGTTGACGGAGCGATTCACCGGGCCGCCGGGCCGGAGTTGTTGGCCGCATGCCAAACCCTGGGTGGGTGTCCGACCGGCCAGGCTAAAATCACCGGGGGCTATCGTCTGCCGGCGAAATTTGTGATTCATACCGTGGGGCCGGTCTGGCGCGGAGGCGAGCGGGGCGAGGATTCGGCCCTGGCTTCCTGCTACCGGGAGTGTCTGCGCCTGGCGGCTGAAAAAGAGCTGAGTTCGATCGCGTTTCCGGCAATCAGCTGCGGGGTGTACGGTTATCCGGCTTCCGCCGCGGTCGCGATCGCGGTGTCGACGGTGCGCGAGTTCCTGCAGCGCCATCAAGCCCCATTGCAGGTGGTCTTTGTCTGTTTCAAACAGGATATGGCCGCCTTGTATCGCCGACAGCTGCGAGCGTTGCTGTGATTTGAAATTCAGGAACCTGAGTGTCGCGGGGTACCATAAAGCTGGAAGCTGAGTGCCGCTGGCTTGACGGTTTTGCCGGGCTGCCGGACGAAGAAGCGGTGATCTCGGCTTCGGTTTTTTTATAATCAAGGTCGTCGTCTTTTTCCAGTTGTTTTAATCTGCTCTTAGTATAATTAAGTAACTCGCTGACTTCCGTGGCGATGGTCGTTGCATGACGTTGCACCTGGTCGGAAATTTCTCGGGTATGGGTTGCCGCCGCTTTTACGGCATAGATGGCCTCGTGGACTTC
It encodes the following:
- a CDS encoding O-acetyl-ADP-ribose deacetylase: MVDIRIKVGDITLEKVDAIVNAANASLLGGGGVDGAIHRAAGPELLAACQTLGGCPTGQAKITGGYRLPAKFVIHTVGPVWRGGERGEDSALASCYRECLRLAAEKELSSIAFPAISCGVYGYPASAAVAIAVSTVREFLQRHQAPLQVVFVCFKQDMAALYRRQLRALL